The DNA region ACTAGCTTCCTTAAACAACTGTTTCGTCAGACGATCCTCCAAAGAATGGAAGGTGATGACTGAAATCCGTCCATCTAAAGCTAGTAAATCAATAGCTTGCTGGATAGACTCATCTGCTGCACCAAGCTCATCATTGACCTCAATACGAATAGCCTGAAAAATTTGCTTAGCTGGATGCCCTTTCTTTTTGAGTTCCTTAGCTGGTTTGGCCGATTTGATAATAGCCGCCAATTCTGTCGTAGTTTCAACTGGCTTAATCGCACGCGCTTGTTCAATTTTACGAGCTATTTGCTTGGAAAACTTATCTTCTCCATACTTGAAAAAAATCCGCACTAAGTCGTGGTAGTCATACTTATTTACCACATCATAAGCTGTCAAACATCCATCACGATTCATCCTCATATCAAGAGGAGCATCTTGTTTATAGGAAAAACCACGTTCCCGCTCATCAAGCTGAGGACTAGATACTCCCAAATCGTAACAAATCCCATCGATCTCTGTCACACCAAATTCAGCTAAACGTGCCTTGAGGTGGCGAAAATTATCCTTGATAAAAGTAACCTGACCTTTTTCGATATAGGGAGCCAGTCGAACATGAGCATGATCAATGGCTGCTTGGTCTTGGTCAAAAGCGTAGAGGTGTCCTCCATCTGTCAATTGACTAAGCAGGTACTCACTATGCCCTGCTCCACCCAACGTTGCATCCACATAAGTTCCACTCGGTTTAATATCTAGCATATCCACTGTTTCATGTAACAGAACAGTCGTGTGATTAAATTCCTTAGTCATATCTTTTCTATTGTACCACAAAATAAAATAAAAAGTTGTTGCAATCTTTTTACAAAAACAATGTCAAATATAGTTGACATAATGAAGAAAAGCATGTATAATAACGTTGCGAACAGATGTCAAATATACTTGACACCTCAATCCTTCTGCAACAATCCGCCAGATATAACAGATAAGAAAAAGGGCAGCTACCTTCTTATTTTTTCAATGTATCACATATATTAGACATAAAAAGGAGGACACATGAACCGTGTCAAAGATTATCGCCTACTGCTAGGTATTTCTCAGCTGGATCTGGCCAAGGCCATCGGCGTATCCAGGCAGACCATCAATATGATTGAAAACAACAAGTACAACCCCTCGCTAGACCTCTGTATCAACCTAGCCAAAGCTTTACAGACCGATCTCAATAGTCTCTTTTGGAATGATATAGAAAGGAAAAAATTACCATGAAAAAGAACACACGTAAAGCTCTCATCTCTACCCTTATTTTTATCCCGCTCTTTGTCCTCTTTCAGCTTTGGGGCAATAGCGGAGCAGAAATCTTGCACACCATCAGCCAAGCAAAATTTTGGCTACAATTGCTGATTGCTGGGACCATCTACTTCTTAGGCTTTGTTTACATCTTACCATTGTTCGATCAAAAATAAGGAGCTGCTTATGAAAAAAGAAACCTTTCAAGATAAATTAATCAAACGATTTTACGGTATCGCAGGGCCCTTGGATGAATTTCGCCAAAAAGAAGCCTTCCGACTAGGCAATACCTGCTTTATCCTGCTCTTTTGGGGCACCATGGCTCTTACCCTACTGGCACTCGCTCTATCCAAACGCTACCCAGAAGTCGTTGCCTATGGCTACCCCGTTACTCTGCTCCTAGCCTACCTATCTGCTAGTACCTACATAATGTTTAAACTCCGGCACAGTCAACTGGACAGTTTAGATGTAGAGGAACTGACTACCAAGGAACAGAAACAACTCAAGGGAGCAAGTTTCAAATTCGCCCTCTATTTCACTACCGTTATGTACATTTGGACTGTTGTTTTTGGTGCCTGGATGGAGGGACTCAATCCTCTCGACCATCTATTTGACCTCCGAAAATTCCTAGCAGCCTGTCTAGGAGGTATTTTCACGGGCATTGCTATCGAAATCACGCTTCGCAAGCGCATGAAAAAAGCAGAACAACTGACTATCAGCTCTGCTATTGCCAAAGAAGAACCCAAGTGGATCCAGAATATGATTAAACGTTTTTATGGTATCCGCGGTCCTTTAGACGAATACCGACGGGCCGAGGCTGATGCTATCGGCGGGCAGGGCTTTATCTACTACTTCTACTTCCTAGCTCTTGGAAATGCCATCGCCTACTTCCTAGCCTACCGCTATCCTGTGGAGGTGGCGGCCTACTATCCAATAATCATTGCCTTCTTCAGTATTATCCTAATTGGTATCGTTAATATGCGCACCCTCCATGCTGACCTGCCTCAATATGACGTGGACGAACTGAGCCCTGAGGAAAGACAAGGACAGACCCTCAATCCACTCTTTTGGGGACTGGGAGTTGCCCTGCTATCTAGCCTCTTTGCGGGGCTGGCAGACCTCTTTAGCCTCCAGCTTCCCCTACTGGCTTCCATCTTCCACGTAAAATCCCTCCTCTTCGGTGGCATGATGGGCCTCTTTGCCAGTCTAGCCCTGTCTGCCCTTGCCTATCTGCAAAAACTGGAAGCAGATAGTACTAAGAAAAGATAAGGGTACGAATGTATGAATAAACCACTTACACCTAAGCAAATCAGCCTATTTTTTGTAGCATTCTATAGCCTAGCCTGTGCCTTTGCTCTCTATTCCTATCTTGTAAAAGAACCATTTACAAGCATCTTCTTACTCAACTTTCCAATCATTCTCTGTAGTAGACAATGCACAAACAAAGAGGAAAGACACTATTTTTTCATTCAGAACAGCTTTGCTGTTGTTGCTCTGGTCATTACCTACGGTATTGGTATTTGGTTGGGTTCTGTAAAGCCACTCCTTCTCATCTTCCCAGCTCTTTTTGCTATTTATCTCCTCTATCGCTTTTATTTTCAAAAAGATCAACGATAGGAAGTAAAGATGGAAAGTTGTCCGCTAGCATTTATCACGCAGAACTCTATCTTCTACATGTTTGGCTTACCGTTCTGACAGGTACTCTTGTATTTCACTAACTGTTAATTTTCTCACCTGAGTATTGACATATTCTCTATATTCTTTAACAGAAAAGACAGGCTTCATATCCTCACAGGTCTTCCCTTTGTTCTTTTTTAAGTACCGTTGCAAATCTTCAATGTCTGCAAAAATTTTATAAGAAATTCTACCTTTTTCATTTTTCAATTCGTAAATACCACAAGACTTTTTCATACTATAATCAGCGGTACGTAGATAAAATGTTGCGATTTCTAATGATTTGAATGGAAAATTCCATCGCTGTAATCCTCGACTCGGATCACGCTCAATGCAAATACAGCGACCACAAGAACCACAAATATATTGTGTATGATTTTCCAAACAATCCAAGGGGTTAAAAAGTGGGGTTACCCTATTTTTGTCAATATAACATTCCGTACACATTCCTAATCCCACTCTCCTTTCACACCATAGTCTTCTATCAAAATGGTACCATTTTCCATAAGCTTTTTCAAAAATAAATATACAAGTCCAGCATTTACAAAGACCGACTTTTTCTATAAAATAGAGAGTATATGATATTCAAAACCATTTTCAAGCAACTCAAGCCCTTCGATTACATTTTAATTGGACTGACAGTCCTTTTATCGTTTATCCCTGCTATTTTTACCTATACCCATCTGACAGTGACCAGTAATGAAACAAGAATCATTGCCTATGTCCGCGTGAACGGACAAGTGGTTGATCAGTTTGAACTATCCCAAACAACTCCTCATCAAGAAAAGACCTATTATCCAAATGAAGGTCAGTACAATATTGTCGAAATAGATGGCGAGCGCATTCGGGTTAAGGAGGACAATAGTCCTGACCAAATCGCTGTTATGACCAGCTGGATCAGCAAGCCCGGGCAACTGTCTGTCTGCTTGCCCCACAATCTTCTTATCGAGGTTAAAGCTATTGGTGGAAAAAACAGCAATGAGGAAGAATTGATTTTACCACTATAAATATAAAAATAAGGCACAGTTGTCTAACTGTGTCCTATTTTTATAGAATAATTGCTAAAACCAGCACGAGCAGATAAATTCCCGCAAAAAGAACAAAGCTTTTTACTGACTCGACGAAGGTTTCTCGTTTGATTTGCTTTTTCAAGTAAGTTGTGAGACTCTTATAGGCTGGTAAAACACCGAGTAAACCAAATAAAGCCCAGATTGGCAAGAAACCCGTCACACAGTATAAGAACAACAGAACCCAAGGTAGACTAGCCAAGAAAAAGTATAATTTCAAAGCATTTTTCTTCCCAATATAGTAAACCAAGGTATAGCGGTGATTGCGAACATCCTCTTCTAAATCACAGGTATTATTAGCCAGCATGATATTAGCAATGAGGGTGACTAAAGGCAAGGACATGAAGAAAATTTCTAAGAGTCTGGTCCAAGAAAAGTGCAAACTCATCCATTTCCCGCTCAGATAACTAGACAAGAGCAAATCAGGTTGCTGAATAAAGACTGATAGGAAGAAGATACCAAACCCCATTGTCACACCTGAGAAAACTTCTCCTAGAGGCATTCTGGATAGAGGAATCGGACCAAAGGTATAAAAGATACCAATGAGAAAACAGACAGTTCCAAGGGGCAGGAGTAACCAGCTCGTCCGCCAAACGAGGATAAGTGAGACAATAATAGAAAAGACCAACAAGCCCAGTACAATCCCAATCATCTGTCGAAATTCAAGCGAAAACTTTCCGATAACATTGCTTTCTTGACGATAAGCTTCGTCCTTAGCTTTATGATAATCCATACTATTATTGATGGCGGTAGTACACATATCAAAGCTAAGAACAGCCAACACAAACAAAAAGGTATTGAGCCAGTTAAAGGTCTGATAACGATAGACCGCCCACAGAATTCCCAATGTCATAGGAAAAACACTGGCCACTTTTGTTTTGATTTCAACGAATTCTAAAAATACAGGCAAACTAAGACCACTAATTGATTTATTCATTGGCAAGACGATACTCCTTGTTGCTTAATGTAAAACGTTCTTTCAATCCATCACTTAGATGGACCCCCTGTTTTTTATCAATGAAGACCGCTTCAACTCCATCCATTTGGTTGATAAAATGAAGACCTTTTTCTACACCGAGCAAAAATAGTGTTGTGGATAAAGCATCTCCCTGGATCGAAGTTTTTGAAAAAACAGTGACTCCTGAAATATCATTTTCTACAGGATAGCCTGTCTTTGGATCAAGAATATGGTGGTATTTAACCCCGTCAACTTCTACATAGCGCTCATAAATACCAGAGGTAACAACGGAATGACGGGTTCCTGGCACAGAGCCAACCGTGGTACCACGGACCTGATCTGGATCTTGAACTCCGACATTCCAACCATTTTGAGTCGTTGGCGAATCTCCCATAACAACCACATTGCCACCAAGATTGATAACCGCAGTCGTAATCCCTTTACTTGCAAATAATTCTCGAACCTTGTCTGCAATGTAGCCTTTGGAAATTGCTCCCAACTCTAAAATCATGCCTTTCTTGATAAAAACCGTCTTCTTTTCCTTATCAAGGGTAATATTCTGATAGTTGATAGAAGGAAGAGCAGCTTTTATCTCCTCATCACTTGGCTTACGCGCTGCTTTGTCTCCAATCTTCCAAAGATTACTGATAGCACCGATAGAAATATCGAACAAGCCCTGACTTTCTTTACTCATTTGGATAGCTTTTTCGATAACTTCAAAAGTACGTTCATCTACTTCTACAGCTTCTTTTCCCGCTGCTTGGTTGATACGATAAACATCTGCCCCCTCTAAATTTGTTGATAGCAGACTCTCCATCTCTTTGATGTAAGCAATGGCCTTTTCCATCGTCTCGTCTTGATTCTCATGATAGATGCTCAATTGCACAACCGTATGAAGAAGACTCTCACTGCGTGTCAAGGGATTTTTTACAAGAGGTAACCCTTCTGTTTGTTTCCTTCCACAAGCAATTAGTAAAACGATCAATGTCCCAATAAACAAAAGACTCACTATTTTTTTCAATGATTCCACCTTCAAAAAATAAGAAGACACAGTTGCCAAACAAGTGCTCCTGTGTCTTTTCTGTATTGACCTTATTTGTCAAGTTTTACAGTTTCTGTTTTTCCTTCTGCAGCAGCTTTAAGAAGGGCTTCTGTACTCTTCTTAAAATCTTCAGAAGTATGAGTTGCACCTGACACAACTTCAACAGCTGATAGTTCTTGTTTTGCTACTAAGGCAGCATTCAATTTCTCAATTGCTTCACCAGCCGAAACACCAGCCTTGTCCTTCATGTTTTTATTGTATTCTTCATTAGTTGATTTAAGGCTGCCATCTTCAGCTTGGTAATCAAATTTTGATTCACTGATTTTTCCGTCTTTCACAGTCAATGTGTGAACAATCTTGTAGCCGTGCTTATCCTTACCTGATTCAGATTTGTAAGTTCCATCTTTCAATACTGCTGTTTTAGCAGCTGAAGATGTTGTTGAAGCAGCTTCCTTCTTAGAACCACAAGCAACAAGTGTCAAAGCAGCACCAAGAACTACCAAACTTTTCAACACGATTTTAGTTGTTTTCATGACAACACTCCTTTTATAACATAAATAATTTTCTATATATAATAATATACCGAATATATCAAAATGTCTAGTATTTTTTAAAAATAATGACTAAAAATAGTTTCTAATAACTCTCGCAGCGAATCCTGAGATATCTTGGGCATTCTATCGAGAAAATTTGTCATTTTTTTCAAATAAGCCACCATTAACTGCTCTGTTCTTGCTATAGCTTGTGTAGCAAAAATCTTCTCAGCCAGCACTTCCAAACCCTCGACAGTTGGCTGGTGAATATAGGCTGTTAAATTCTGGCGAATCGCTTTATCTTCTCGTAGAGCAAACAAAAGTGGGGCAGTATAGATACCATTTTGAATATCCTGTAATCTCGGCTTGCCAGATTGACTTTCAACTAATTGGTAATCAATCAAATCATCTCGTAATTGAAAAGCCATGCCAAGCGCTTGTCCAGAGCGAAAGGCTAGATTACTGTTCTTCTTGGATTGTCCAGGAATAAAACTTCCTAATTGACAAGCTAACCCGAATAGAAAGGCTGTTTTCCCTTGAATTTGCTTCAGATAAGCTTTCATGGTCATATCTGCATCAAACTGATTAAGCAACTGTAAGAGTTCACCACGCAGGATAATTTCCATTAGCTTATCATTACCCACATTGAAATCCTCCTGCGAAAGCTCTTGTAAACGCAGACCTTTTTCCAACAAGCGTCCCGAATAGGCTAGGAGATAATCTCCAGTATAGATGGCAATACGATTGGAAAATTGCTGATGGACTGTTTCTACACCTCGTCTCCTCCCTGCCCCATCAATGACATCATCATGGATAAGAGTCGCTAAATGTAGGACCTCCAAATGGGCAGCAAAGTACAATTTAGACCGACTAATCTGTCCCTCTATCATCTGGGCAAAGAGCAGACAAAGGCCAGCACGCAGGTATTTGCCCGGTGCCTCTACATACTCAACAATCTTTCTCTTAACTGCTGGATGCAAAACCATCATCTCTGATAATATGATGGCTTTAACCTCTTCCAACCCCCTTTTAGTGTCGGGATAGGGGCTCCAAATTTGATGTACCACTAGCTTTTTAATTTTCCTTTATTTTTTATCCTTTATACGATAAATATGCTTGGGTTTCCCATAAATTTTCCTATCAAGAAAACGACCAAGCCATGGCATTATCCAATAGTCCAATCCAAAGGCTCTACCTGCACCATTCATAAGAGAGATAGCCGCAGGAATAAACCAGATATTTACCCAGTAGAACATGCCTGATAAACTAAACATAACGACCAAGGCAACCGTTGCCGCAGACACAATCCAAACAAAGGCACCGACAATCAAAGCCAAACCAATACCAATTTCAGCTATGGTCATGAATTTTTGCATAAAGAGTGCCACCTCTTGGTTTGGCATAATAAACTCCATGATAGAGGCAAACCAGTCAGGCATCTTGTCAAGTACAGCCATCGGTGTCTCACCATAAGCGTAACTCAAACCAAAGATTGGTTCTGCTGCTGTCGTTGCTGCCTGTGATGCACTAGAAACTGCTTCTGCCGCCGAAGCACCCGATACTGGATCCGCCAACCATGGGAATGGAAAGACGACCTTATCACCAAACCATGAAGTTGTTCCAAACAGACCAAAGGCTTTCTTTATACCCTCATAAAGCCAAACGGAGCCATACAACACACGAAGTGGAACTGACCAAAGCAGGTTTCCTTTACCTGAAGTGTGACCGCCAAAAATATTCCGTTTATTCTGAATATCAAAAAACTCATGGCGGACATAGGAGCCCATATAGAAGAAACTCCGAATAGTGAAGAAGTACAGCAAGTTAACCATGTGTTTGACAGCCATTGCCATGAAACCAGACAGGTGGTACTTATCCATCAAGAATGCAACACCATAGCGCGCACCGATAGAAACCATAAAGCCATCGTATTTCCCTTTGTAGCTATGCTTCTCACCACCTTTTATAGCAGCGATAATATTGCTGGCTGCTGTGTGTCCAGTTTGCTCAGCAGCTTGAACGATTTGCGGAGTTGGTTTACCTTCTGATTCTTCAAAGTAGACCAAGTCACCTGCCACATAGACATTTTCCTTACCCTTAGCTTCCATAAATTCATTAGCAACCAGACGCCCTGCTCGTGCTCTTTCAATTCCGAATTCACTAGCATCCGTGTTGGCTTGGACACCGGCTGTCCAAATAGAAGTATAAGTAGGGATATGGCGACCTGATGAAAGGGTTAGGCTATCTTCTTGGATACTAGCAACACCATCACCAAGGACCAACTCAACACCTTTTTTCTCCAGATACTTACGAGCTTTAACTTGCTCCTTTTCTGTCACCATAGCCAAAATGTTTGGCGTTGCTTCTACTACCTTGAGTGAGAATTCTTTCGGATCTAATTTGAACTCCCGCGCCAAGATTGGCACCCAATCAATCAACTCACCAATCATCTCAATACCGGTAAATCCAGCACCAATAACAGTAAAAGTCAACAAGGCACGTC from Streptococcus ruminantium includes:
- the rsmH gene encoding 16S rRNA (cytosine(1402)-N(4))-methyltransferase RsmH, producing the protein MTKEFNHTTVLLHETVDMLDIKPSGTYVDATLGGAGHSEYLLSQLTDGGHLYAFDQDQAAIDHAHVRLAPYIEKGQVTFIKDNFRHLKARLAEFGVTEIDGICYDLGVSSPQLDERERGFSYKQDAPLDMRMNRDGCLTAYDVVNKYDYHDLVRIFFKYGEDKFSKQIARKIEQARAIKPVETTTELAAIIKSAKPAKELKKKGHPAKQIFQAIRIEVNDELGAADESIQQAIDLLALDGRISVITFHSLEDRLTKQLFKEASTITVPKGLPFIPDGLKAPLELVNRKPILPSQEEMAANNRAHSAKLRVAKRIHK
- a CDS encoding helix-turn-helix transcriptional regulator — encoded protein: MNRVKDYRLLLGISQLDLAKAIGVSRQTINMIENNKYNPSLDLCINLAKALQTDLNSLFWNDIERKKLP
- a CDS encoding DUF3278 domain-containing protein, with protein sequence MKKETFQDKLIKRFYGIAGPLDEFRQKEAFRLGNTCFILLFWGTMALTLLALALSKRYPEVVAYGYPVTLLLAYLSASTYIMFKLRHSQLDSLDVEELTTKEQKQLKGASFKFALYFTTVMYIWTVVFGAWMEGLNPLDHLFDLRKFLAACLGGIFTGIAIEITLRKRMKKAEQLTISSAIAKEEPKWIQNMIKRFYGIRGPLDEYRRAEADAIGGQGFIYYFYFLALGNAIAYFLAYRYPVEVAAYYPIIIAFFSIILIGIVNMRTLHADLPQYDVDELSPEERQGQTLNPLFWGLGVALLSSLFAGLADLFSLQLPLLASIFHVKSLLFGGMMGLFASLALSALAYLQKLEADSTKKR
- a CDS encoding MFS transporter → MNKPLTPKQISLFFVAFYSLACAFALYSYLVKEPFTSIFLLNFPIILCSRQCTNKEERHYFFIQNSFAVVALVITYGIGIWLGSVKPLLLIFPALFAIYLLYRFYFQKDQR
- a CDS encoding NusG domain II-containing protein, whose amino-acid sequence is MIFKTIFKQLKPFDYILIGLTVLLSFIPAIFTYTHLTVTSNETRIIAYVRVNGQVVDQFELSQTTPHQEKTYYPNEGQYNIVEIDGERIRVKEDNSPDQIAVMTSWISKPGQLSVCLPHNLLIEVKAIGGKNSNEEELILPL
- the menA gene encoding 1,4-dihydroxy-2-naphthoate polyprenyltransferase, with the protein product MNKSISGLSLPVFLEFVEIKTKVASVFPMTLGILWAVYRYQTFNWLNTFLFVLAVLSFDMCTTAINNSMDYHKAKDEAYRQESNVIGKFSLEFRQMIGIVLGLLVFSIIVSLILVWRTSWLLLPLGTVCFLIGIFYTFGPIPLSRMPLGEVFSGVTMGFGIFFLSVFIQQPDLLLSSYLSGKWMSLHFSWTRLLEIFFMSLPLVTLIANIMLANNTCDLEEDVRNHRYTLVYYIGKKNALKLYFFLASLPWVLLFLYCVTGFLPIWALFGLLGVLPAYKSLTTYLKKQIKRETFVESVKSFVLFAGIYLLVLVLAIIL
- a CDS encoding FAD:protein FMN transferase; translation: MKKIVSLLFIGTLIVLLIACGRKQTEGLPLVKNPLTRSESLLHTVVQLSIYHENQDETMEKAIAYIKEMESLLSTNLEGADVYRINQAAGKEAVEVDERTFEVIEKAIQMSKESQGLFDISIGAISNLWKIGDKAARKPSDEEIKAALPSINYQNITLDKEKKTVFIKKGMILELGAISKGYIADKVRELFASKGITTAVINLGGNVVVMGDSPTTQNGWNVGVQDPDQVRGTTVGSVPGTRHSVVTSGIYERYVEVDGVKYHHILDPKTGYPVENDISGVTVFSKTSIQGDALSTTLFLLGVEKGLHFINQMDGVEAVFIDKKQGVHLSDGLKERFTLSNKEYRLANE
- a CDS encoding FMN-binding protein, with protein sequence MKTTKIVLKSLVVLGAALTLVACGSKKEAASTTSSAAKTAVLKDGTYKSESGKDKHGYKIVHTLTVKDGKISESKFDYQAEDGSLKSTNEEYNKNMKDKAGVSAGEAIEKLNAALVAKQELSAVEVVSGATHTSEDFKKSTEALLKAAAEGKTETVKLDK
- a CDS encoding polyprenyl synthetase family protein; translation: MVHQIWSPYPDTKRGLEEVKAIILSEMMVLHPAVKRKIVEYVEAPGKYLRAGLCLLFAQMIEGQISRSKLYFAAHLEVLHLATLIHDDVIDGAGRRRGVETVHQQFSNRIAIYTGDYLLAYSGRLLEKGLRLQELSQEDFNVGNDKLMEIILRGELLQLLNQFDADMTMKAYLKQIQGKTAFLFGLACQLGSFIPGQSKKNSNLAFRSGQALGMAFQLRDDLIDYQLVESQSGKPRLQDIQNGIYTAPLLFALREDKAIRQNLTAYIHQPTVEGLEVLAEKIFATQAIARTEQLMVAYLKKMTNFLDRMPKISQDSLRELLETIFSHYF
- a CDS encoding NAD(P)/FAD-dependent oxidoreductase is translated as MTKNIVVVGAGYAGIAAARLLGKTFKKNQDVTVTLIDKNSFHTYMTELHEVAAGRVEANAIKYDLQRIFKKYPKVQLVTDKVVEIDYDKKQVVAEHQTLDFDYLLLAMGGEANDFGVKGVKEHGFTLWSIEAAERLHEHIVDACYRAMREHDEVKRRALLTFTVIGAGFTGIEMIGELIDWVPILAREFKLDPKEFSLKVVEATPNILAMVTEKEQVKARKYLEKKGVELVLGDGVASIQEDSLTLSSGRHIPTYTSIWTAGVQANTDASEFGIERARAGRLVANEFMEAKGKENVYVAGDLVYFEESEGKPTPQIVQAAEQTGHTAASNIIAAIKGGEKHSYKGKYDGFMVSIGARYGVAFLMDKYHLSGFMAMAVKHMVNLLYFFTIRSFFYMGSYVRHEFFDIQNKRNIFGGHTSGKGNLLWSVPLRVLYGSVWLYEGIKKAFGLFGTTSWFGDKVVFPFPWLADPVSGASAAEAVSSASQAATTAAEPIFGLSYAYGETPMAVLDKMPDWFASIMEFIMPNQEVALFMQKFMTIAEIGIGLALIVGAFVWIVSAATVALVVMFSLSGMFYWVNIWFIPAAISLMNGAGRAFGLDYWIMPWLGRFLDRKIYGKPKHIYRIKDKK